TTAAGTACCcagttttaagaaaaaaaacacctgatGAAGCTTAATTGATGCAGCATGGTAACATGGCCTTTTGTTACTTTAAATCAACTCGAGGGGAATGTGTTACATAAATTAAAGTTTAGTTCTTATTGTTTTGTTACAGAGTAATGTTCATTTAGGGACTTTTTGagaagaaatgcaaaaaaaggtCCATAAATGTAAAACTAAACAGATTTTCGGGAAATTAGGGTCTAAAACTCACACTACGCAGATGATTCTCTGTGTTACGTGTGAGTACTGTGTGAAACTTTCCCCAAAAAgaaagtattttattattattcatatgatatatttatattattcaaGTCTGCGAGTCTTTAAGCACAGTTTAATAAAACATCTGATGGAGCTTATTTGATGCAGCACAGTGACAGAAACATGgccttttgttattttaaatcaaCTCGATGAGAGTTTATGTAAATTAAAATTCAGTTCTAATTATTTTGTACAGAGGAGAGTTCAATTAGGGACTTTTTAAGAAGAAATGCAAAACGATGTAAAAACAAAACCGATTTTAGGGAAAATTAGGGTTTAAAACTCACTCTATATGCAGACGATACTCCGTGTTACGTGTGAGTAAGTTTTTGCCAACAagaaagtgttttattattattcatatgatatatttatattattaaagcCTTTTTTCCTTCTCCGCTCTGCAAGTCTTTAAGCACACATTTTAAGAAAACACCTTTAATCTATGAAAATCTGATAAAAAGCAGCTATATTTTCCACACCTTTGCTGCTGCGCAGTTACACTAAATCAAACATGAGGCGTAAAAACTTCAGGACCTTGTTTAAAAGCCTTTATTTTTATACTTGGGGCTTAAAGCACTTAAGGAAACCTGCTTCTGGAAGCACCTTTGGGATTGGTTGTTTTACACGGTTAATAAAGATCACTTGGAAATTTAACAAGAAAAGGCTTGTTTATTATACAATGCaggaattttttgtttttttaaagaaatgaaatgtaaaataaaggttctgtaaaataaaaacaagcgaGAATGACAATTTACTGTaaactacaaacaaaaacagtttttacgTTTATTCAAAGGTGAGAATTGCAGtgaaaaacatttctgaaactTATTTTAGAACTCTCTCTGAAAGTCTGTGCACCCTACATTTGTTTGCTTCTTTTCAGGAATAACAGAACTTTGAAGATGTTTTGGGTCGTTGCTGTTCTGTGACTTtttggtagttttgtgtgtctttggattgagttttgaatttttgttgtttgtcattgttttgtaatttgtgtctagtggttttttgtgtaatattgtgtggttttgttgcatatttttgtagtccttttatttcgtttttgagtcatttttgttttgttacttttttgtaattttccatattttttgtggatttttgttgtctgtgggcttttggagtaatgttttttgttttgttttttaccttttgttttgtatgtcattggtcttgtgtgtgtgtgtttttttgtgtgtaattttatttttgtattccttttgtgtgcttttgcagtcatttttgttttgtttatttttattgccattttctgtctttttgtgtatttttattgttttgttttgttttttgtcaagtggttttttgtgtaattttgtttttatgtgtttttgtattttattcattagtgttattttttcctttcattttctggctttctgtgtgcttttggagttgtgttatgtatttttgttgttgtgtatgtctttgttttttgtatgttgcatgtttttctattccttctatgtgcttttggagtcatttttgtttagtttatttttattgtctttttgtgtatttgttgtctgtGGGCTTTTAAAGTCATGTTGTCTATTGTGCTGTGTGTCGTGCTGTGTATTGTTTGTCACCTAGGGTAGTTACACTATGAGTGGTCATAATGTTCTGGCTGATCAGCATTAATTAGTGTTGATGGGAGGGAACTGGCAGCACTTTAACTACCTTGACCCAACGTTTCTGCACAGATGGCTCGTCTCTGTCTTTAATGGACGAGTGTAAAAATATAACTTTAAACTCTAGCCAACAATAAAAAACCATTGAGTCGGAGTGATTTTAGGAGCTGGGAATTCCTCTGCAGAACTGGGAATAGGGTTTGTTCGAACTGAATACAGGATGAACAACGTTTAATTAGGAAGTACTGTATATCCAAAGAtctcatcaacaacaacatggaaGTGAGAAAAAAACTAGAGCAAGTTTAGttaaattcacagagctgaacTTTTTGCCCTTAAGTCACAATTTAAGATGTTTCAATCTAACACTAAACAAACGACTATAAATATTAATGTAGATGTCCTTGTCTTCAGTCTCCATGCGTAGGAAGTAAATCGTACTCCGCCAGAAGCACAAAACTGTTCTCTCTGATTTTTCGCACTCGGACCAGATCCCCACACTCCTGGACGTGGATCAAGCCTCTCTCTCCTCTGTTATATTCCCTCTCCCTGTCCTTCAGCGTCACCTCGGTTCGTTTGCCGCACACCTTGCGGTACATGTATCTCACACCTACCACCAGCACCATACCCAGGCCCGCTGAGCACCCCAACAGCATGCCCAGCTCCCAGTCACTGTGTCGCGGGACGATGTCCGGGTATTTCACCTTTTGGTCTGGAGTCCTGGAGGGAGGTTTGGGAAGGTTGGGCTTAAACTCACGACCAAGGTTCAGCTTGCGTTCTTGGTGAGGTTTGAGGTTTTGGCGAGCGACCGTTCTCTGTGTGGTCAAGCCGAGGTTCAGCTCAGGATCCAAATGTTTGTAGACAAGCAGCTTCTGTTGCACAGTGAGTTTGTGTGAGTCCACGGGAGCCAAAGAAGACATGACGAGAATAGATGGAGAGCGGTGCAGAGCTGGAGAAGGACTTGGGTGAGGGGACTTGGACTGGAGCGATGACAAAGGGGGTACAGATTTGTCCTCAGAAGTTGAAGGAACTTTTGTTGAAGTGGTCGGCGAATTGAAAGAGGGTGAAGAGAAGGTTGAACTTGTGACAGACGAAGAGTGTTTGAAGAGAAGTGGGAATGTTGAAGACCAGGTAGCTGTTGGTGGATTTATGGAAGGTGAGGAAGAATCAGATGAAGGTTGAGTTGATGTTAAAGCTCTGCTCTGCTCAGTTTTCATGGGTGGTTCCCTTACCAATGGGTGTGTGGTTCCCATAGGTGGACCTCCTGAGGGATTTGGATAACTGGTAGAATGAGGAGGATGGGGAGCAAAGGTGGGTAAGAAATCAGGGGAAGAGAAGACGGAAGGTGGAGTGGATAGAGGAGCATCTGGAGGGACCGAAGCCAATTCTGGGCTTGGGGGATTTAACCACGTTTGAGACTTCAGGTCTTCTTTACCATCATCTGGTTTCCAGTTCCAGCCCAATGGCGAAGTAAGGATTAGAGGGTTAAATGTCTGAGGTTGAGTGTTCTGTGCCTGGGGTGATACTTGAGTTTTGGACTGATCCTGAGTTTGAGACGGGTTGGGTTCTGAATGAACTCGGACTGAGGGTTTGGGAAGGGTGGTTTGTTTTTGAGTACTTTTAGATCCATACGATGTGCTTTTATACTGTGGTGTCAGAGGATATATGGCAGTATAGGAGAAAAATGTGTTAGAGGATGGACTTGTGTTTGGAGATGATGTTTTGAACCCCGTTATGGGCTTGGATGAAGTTTTCTCATATAATCCGGGTGGAGTTGTGTCTGCTTTAGATTGGAAGAGTAAAGGGAATGTAGAAGTTTGCATTGTTTGGGTAGACATGGTCATTCCTTTCTCTTTCTTTGCACTTGTTTGGAAATCTGAACGAGTCATCTCATAAGATTCTGTAGATATTCTGAGATCCTGAAGTGGTCTTCTTGAACTCTTTGATGCAAATATTTCAGAACCTGTCAGGGGATGTCTGCTTACTACCAAATCCTGCCACAAGTTTTCTGGTTCAGGTTTTCTTGAGCCCCCCCTTGCTGTGCTTAAGACTTTCCGATTGATTGACTGGGTTGACAACTTCAGAGAACCAGGACTGGGTGAGACAGAGCCTGTGGCATCATTGGCCTGTTGGTTTTTAGATGTCGCAGGACGAGGTCTCTTTGTGCTTCTGCTACCAGTCAAAGCTGTGGTGTTCGCTTCTGCAGTCATGCCCAACACAATTCCTATGGTTTTATTATCAAAAGGTGTTGTGGTTCTTAATCTCTTGGCCTTAAAGCCAACTTGAGTAACTTCTGTTCCCGTGTTTGAGGAGTTGTAGAACTTCGATCCCGTAATCCTGTTTGTGTCAAGTCTTGGAATGGTTGGCCTGGTTGTCTTGTTTTCTGAATAGTTCGACAATAGATACACTCTACTTCCTGTAAGAAAACAAAACCTATGTGGTGAGGTTCCAGTAAAACTACGCAGGTCCAGTCTTTCTTATATCTTGCTGATTAATGCGTACCTGGCAAGTCAAGAAGTTCAACTTCCTGTTGAACCAAAGTCGTCTTGGCTCCTGTGGTTTGTGCGGTCTTGTTCCACATTTGCCAACTTTCATCTTTTAACACTGCTGATTGGATGTTTGCCCAGTACACAAAGTAGGACTGGACCACTGTCATGCTGGAAGAAAGGAAATATTTTTTGTAGGTGAGTTAAATAGAAACAACTCTTCTAAACCGCGTTGGAGACTGTGTGCCTTACTAGAAGCGTACGTCTCCTATCGGTGCATCCGGAGCCCTCCACACAAACGACAGGTTCCTCTTCAGCTGCTTGTCGGAGTGCGTGACGCTGTCGCCCTCTGACACGCAGCGCAAGGTATGGGCACCAGAGGGGGTGAGGGGCCACGTCCCACCCACCAGAACTTCCTCCTCTCCACCAAACCCCAATCTGGAGCTTACGTCGGCTCCACCGCGTGGATCCTTCACACCACGAGCCTGGAGCAGGAAACCCATGAAGTCCCGAGAGCTTCGAATGGTTACTGCGCACAGAGGTGAGAACGGGTGGAAAACCAAGACCACAGAGCTTTGATAGAACCACAGATCAGCCAATACATTAGGACCACCATCTGTGCAAGTGATTAACACTCTGGTCATTGCATTATTATGGCACCTTTTATCAAGTTGGAAGGATTAGATTCCACTTTATTTTGATCACATATGAAAGCGGACAGAATCTGAGCAGAAGTGCTTGAAGTAAGTAATATGTATATTTATGCACAGAGTCTCTGTTAGGATGGTTTGCATAGCCTCACCTAAAGCggttttgtcattattttgtgtgttttcctgtgtCTGTGGGCTTCtggtgtccttttgtgtgtattttagaaTAATTGTATGTGTTCTTGGAGtaagtttggttttgttttgtatatttggtcattttctctTGTATtagagtctttttgtgtatttttgttcatgttttgcaAGCCTGGAGTCTTTCTGTTTTtacttctgtcattttgtgtgattatggagtcgttttgtgtgtttttgttcatgttttgtaagtttggagtcattttgtgttctttggattcgttttgtgtatttttgttaattttttgtaagtctggagtcatttagtgtttacttacgtCATTTagttttgttcctgttttttaagtctgcaatcattttgtgttttttttggagtcatttgtgtaggCCTCcctgttttgggggccacacaggTTTAGACTGAGGGCGTTctgtggcccctgggcccccAGTTCTAAATACTAAATGTGATGAGTGGGTACTGGTTGGATGGGTCCATACCCGTCACCAGTTGTCCCGCCCTGTAGGACGAGGCTGACGTGATGATGGTGACGTAGCTTTGCTGAGACATCTGAGGATGAGCGCGAATGTGACCAGGGGTCATGTCTCCACAGGAGGCGGGGCCTGCACCGCGGGAAAATGAGCAGGTTGGAGGTGGAGCCACGGTGAGAAAGACCACTCCCACTCCAAAACAGAGGTGGGTGAACgtcatctgtaaaaaaaaaaaaaaaaaacatgttttaggtTCATAGAGAAATTAAATAACGTGTGAAGAACAATATGggaatatttttaatattttaaatgaaaaaatgtcaaaatacctaatttttaaaaaaatattttttgtacattaaaagagaatttgttgaaaattattttatttgtgaacaAATTATGATTGTAGACTGAAAAAGAATGATtgaaattattacatatttcatgatttaataggaaataaactaaaataactggaaattaaattttaaaaagctATTATCAAACATCTCCATTTTTCCTGAAATTtccaaaaacattgaaatacaTTCGAAATTattgataaacaaaataaaatatgtgctCTCCTAAATTTTGAgatcatttttctgtatttttttacacactgattaaatgtaggtttttttatataataaaactgtgcttttttcatttatcttttaatttgatttcatcagctgtttaaaaatgaaaaattcaaataaactaAGACTAAAAAAAAGCTTAAGTTTTCTAATcccaataaaacatatttaaagtttttacatttattgaaTACAAACCCCTCAAAAATGTCAGGAATGAAAAAATGAATCTGAACTAAAACAAAAGCTTCTAAAGTCAAAAATATCAAAGAAAactaaagtaaagaaaaaaaattttgttcacatttttttctaaaagaagtaaaacaaagataaaatctgatataaaTCCTCTAAACATGAAAGGAATAAAGGAAGTGATGGTCAAACCTTGATGTAGAAATCAGcagcttcttctttttcttcttcgaTGTTGTGAAGAATCAGTGTTTCGTCTGAGCGCTTTGACAGAGACGCAGGCTTTAACTAAGCACCAGCCTTCAGAGGGGAGGAGCGTAGATCTACAGCACATAGACCTGCTCTTCTATGTTCACTGGTGTGTATTTCAAACTatttactggcttttaaacAATAATGTAGAAGATGAACTGATAAGTAAGACTTAATGAGCTCGTAACAAATGCATTCAGTTAAAGCCAAAGGTGGACAGCTGGcagaacacacaaaaggattccaaaaaacacaaaataataacagaaaaatacaataaaatacacacaagtaacagcaaaaacactcaatatgactccaaaacacacaaacactgcacaaCTATGactataatacacaaaacaacagctaaaacacacaaaatgagagaaaaatatacaaaatgacaatcaaaatatacaaaacagaaatatacaaagaaactctcaaatgaaacaaaaatacacaaaacgacaacgtcaaaacaatgacaaaaacacaacatgagacaacaatatacaaaataacataaatgtacaaaactgcaacaaaaacagtcaaaaggatgacaaaaaatactgaaaaacacaaaatgcgaGAAAAATAACTGTATGAAATTACATGAATATACAAAACTGCAacgaaaaaactcaaaacaatgacaaaaaacacaacaaacgcCGAAAACAAAAGATGagagaacaatacacaaaatgacaacagatgcagaaaacaaccacaaaactaCTTACTATACAAAAAATcccacaaatacaacaaaaatacaaaaacacaaacacaagaaaaaaacagacacaaaatgaccacaatcACAGTCAAAAAGAtgacaaatcaaacaaaatgagagaacaatgcacaaaatgacgaaACATACagtcaaacacaaaaaacaagagaaaaaataaacaaaatgttgttcTCTCCCTCGCACTAATTCTAATGATGGATGTTTTCCACGTGTGTCATTAATTATCTGAAACGATATGTACGCGTACGCCCTAGCGTGTAGCGTGACATGTTTGCGTCTGTCAGATTGACGAGAACACGTAGCTTTGTATTTGTCTCCATCTAGTGGTTAAACATGATGTGATAATGGTAGCGTACAAAGTAAGGTTTCGTTACATTCTCCATCTTAAACGTTAACTTCCAATGGCCACCTGTTTATATTATGGACTCCAGAGGTctgaaggtgtgctgtggtatctgaaTGAAGAGAATAAGGGCAGGTCTTGGAAGTGTTGTGGTTGGAGTtgattttacttaattatgaaGTGTTCATTGAACTAATCCTGAACAGTTCCCGTGTGAATGTGCAGGTTGTCTTAATTCTGGCTGAGGTGAGTGTGTTTTCTATGTGCGGCGGTTCTACGGCGTCTGGACGGACCAGGATGTGCACCAGCTGGGACCAGCTGAGAGCCCCTCCCCTCCAGGATCCATCTTCACTCAAGCAGAAtaagtcgtgtgtgtgtgtgtgtgtgtgtgtgtgtgtgtgtgtgtgtgtgtgtgtgtgtgtgtgtgtgtgtgtgtgtgtgtgtgtgtgactgtcgTTTAAGGTTAACAGAACAGTTAAAGCTGATTAAACAGAAGcgctaaataattaaatatgcaGATAATAGTAAAAATAGTAGTAGAAACCCTAAATATAtagttattaaaaaacaacaaaggctttgtgtgtttttggaatcattttgtgtgtattttatggtcatgtttttcatggttaaatctaaatgttaaatattaaatctaaatgttacatttaaatataattgttaaatctaaatattaaatctaaattgcgTTAATGAGCTTTTGTTATATCTGGTGAATTTGAATATTAGCTAAATATAtcgtttcacccgtgacatttatatttaacatttaacatttgcatttagtatttagattaaatatttaacatttatatttaacaattatattaaaatgtaacatttgggttcaatatttacatttagcagTTACATTTAGGTTTAAAATTTACAtccaacatttagatttagatttaatacttAACATAACAtatagattaaacatttagcatttacatttatattccaCGAtctagatttcatatttaacatttagatttgaatgtaacatttatcatttagatgtaatatttacatttagtatttaaattaaacatttacattaaacatttagatttaacatttatatctaaatgtaacatttagattcaacattttgctatttacattcaacatttagattcaacattttgcatttgcatttacattaaacatttagatttagatttcataatatttaacatctagatttaaatgtaacaattacacttatttattatttagatttaatatttagtatttagattaaacatttacatttaacattcacatttaaGTTAATTTATATTAACAtgtaacgtttagatttaacatttacattcaacatttatatttatatttaatatttatttttacatgttacatttagattcaacatttagcatttacatttaacatttagatttagatttcatatttaacattcagatttaaatgtaacatttataagttcacatttagatttaacattgacatattttaggagaaaaatgaatgacaaatttcacaaatattgctgtaaatctggtaaaaAGTAACATTCACATATTTTTTGCAGTACAAGTACACAGATTGCatcacacgcgcacacacacagagagacacgcacacagagac
This window of the Gouania willdenowi chromosome 18, fGouWil2.1, whole genome shotgun sequence genome carries:
- the reeld1 gene encoding flocculation protein FLO11, coding for MTFTHLCFGVGVVFLTVAPPPTCSFSRGAGPASCGDMTPGHIRAHPQMSQQSYVTIITSASSYRAGQLVTVTIRSSRDFMGFLLQARGVKDPRGGADVSSRLGFGGEEEVLVGGTWPLTPSGAHTLRCVSEGDSVTHSDKQLKRNLSFVWRAPDAPIGDVRFYMTVVQSYFVYWANIQSAVLKDESWQMWNKTAQTTGAKTTLVQQEVELLDLPGSRVYLLSNYSENKTTRPTIPRLDTNRITGSKFYNSSNTGTEVTQVGFKAKRLRTTTPFDNKTIGIVLGMTAEANTTALTGSRSTKRPRPATSKNQQANDATGSVSPSPGSLKLSTQSINRKVLSTARGGSRKPEPENLWQDLVVSRHPLTGSEIFASKSSRRPLQDLRISTESYEMTRSDFQTSAKKEKGMTMSTQTMQTSTFPLLFQSKADTTPPGLYEKTSSKPITGFKTSSPNTSPSSNTFFSYTAIYPLTPQYKSTSYGSKSTQKQTTLPKPSVRVHSEPNPSQTQDQSKTQVSPQAQNTQPQTFNPLILTSPLGWNWKPDDGKEDLKSQTWLNPPSPELASVPPDAPLSTPPSVFSSPDFLPTFAPHPPHSTSYPNPSGGPPMGTTHPLVREPPMKTEQSRALTSTQPSSDSSSPSINPPTATWSSTFPLLFKHSSSVTSSTFSSPSFNSPTTSTKVPSTSEDKSVPPLSSLQSKSPHPSPSPALHRSPSILVMSSLAPVDSHKLTVQQKLLVYKHLDPELNLGLTTQRTVARQNLKPHQERKLNLGREFKPNLPKPPSRTPDQKVKYPDIVPRHSDWELGMLLGCSAGLGMVLVVGVRYMYRKVCGKRTEVTLKDREREYNRGERGLIHVQECGDLVRVRKIRENSFVLLAEYDLLPTHGD